One region of Drosophila teissieri strain GT53w chromosome 2L, Prin_Dtei_1.1, whole genome shotgun sequence genomic DNA includes:
- the LOC122611690 gene encoding recombination repair protein 1 isoform X2 has product MPRAKAVKKQAEALASEPTDPTPNANGNGVDENAASAAEEAKVPAKGKSRAKKATKTTVAEENSQEVESQKAPTAAARGKKKQQPKDTEENGQMEVVAKPKGRAKKAAAEAEPKVDPPTGKASKSRAKKEPTPAPEEEAPPPPKGRAKTEKPTTAQAKGRKRKEPPAEGNGVAEEVAEPPKQRAKKEAVPTSKEQPEPGTTGKEKAPKSETAAKRARGAKRLADTEIAAALDEPEVDEVPPKAASKRAKKGKAVEPSPETVEDFQVVQEEVKSPPKTAAAPKKRTKKTTNGEAEEELEPKAEAKPTKQRAKKEAKEPAPAKKQKKSADKENGVVEEAKPSTESKPAKGRKKAPVKAEAVEDIEEAPEENKPARGRKRAAVKVEDPDVDEESGSKTTKKTKKAETKTTVTLDKDAFALSADKEFNLKICSWNVAGLRAWLKKDGLQLIDLEEPDIFCLQETKCANEQLPEEVTRLPGYHPYWLCMPGGYAGVAIYSKIMPINVEYGIGNEEFDDVGRMITAEYEKFYLINVYVPNSGRKLVNLEPRMRWEKLFQAYVQKLDALKPVVICGDMNVSHMPIDLENPKNNTKNAGFTQEERDKMTELLGLGFVDTFRHLYPDRKGAYTFWTYMANARARNVGWRLDYCLVSERFVTKVVEHEIRSQCLGSDHCPITIFFNI; this is encoded by the exons ATGCCGCGCGCCAAGGCCGTGAAAAAACAAGCAGAGGCGTTGGCATCTGAACCCACTGACCCCACTCCAAATGCCAATGGGAATGGTGTGGATGAAAACGCAGCCTCTGCCGCCGAGGAAGCCAAGGTTCCGGCGAAAGGAAAGTCGCGCGCGAAGAAAGCCACCAAGACGACTGTAGCTGAGGAGAACTCCCAGGAAGTCGAGTCTCAAAAGGCGCCCACCGCAGCCGCACGTggcaagaagaagcagcagccaaagGATACAGAAGAAAACGGCCAGATGGAGGTGGTGGCTAAGCCAAAGGGACGCGCCAAGAAGGCGGCTGCCGAAGCAGAGCCCAAAGTCGATCCACCAACTGGAAAGGCATCCAAGTCACGAGCCAAAAAGGAGCCCACTCCTGCTCCTGAAGAAGAAGCGCCTCCACCGCCTAAAGGACGCGCTAAGACTGAAAAACCAACGACAGCCCAGGCCAAGGGACGGAAGCGAAAGGAGCCGCCTGCAGAAGGAAATGGAGTGGCCGAGGAAGTGGCAGAGCCGCCAAAACAACGGGCAAAAAAGGAAGCAGTACCAACGTCGAAGGAGCAACCTGAACCAGGGACAACTGGCAAGGAAAAGGCTCCGAAATCTGAGACAGCTGCCAAGCGGGCACGCGGAGCAAAGCGTTTGGCGGACACTGAGATCGCAGCTGCCCTCGATGAGCCGGAAGTCGATGAGGTGCCGCCAAAGGCTGCTAGCAAGCGAGCCAAGAAGGGAAAGGCGGTTGAGCCATCGCCCGAGACTGTAGAAGATTTTCAAGTAGTACAAGAAGAAGTGAAATCTCCTCCAAAAACTGCAGCTGCACCCAAAAAACGCACCAAGAAAACAACGAATGGTGAGGCTGAGGAAGAACTTGAGCCCAAGGCCGAGGCAAAGCCCACTAAGCAGCGCGCTAAGAAGGAAGCCAAGGAGCCGGCACCCGCGAAGAAGCAGAAAAAATCCGCCGATAAGGAAAACGGTGTAGTTGAAGAAGCAAAGCCCTCGACTGAAAGCAAACCAG CTAAGGGACGGAAAAAGGCTCCCGTCAAGGCGGAGGCTGTCGAAGACATTGAGGAGGCACCAGAGGAAAATAAACCAG CTCGAGGCCGAAAAAGGGCGGCTGTCAAGGTTGAAGATCCCGATGTTGATGAGGAGAGTGGATCGAAAA ccaccaaaaaaaccaagaagGCCGAGACCAAAACCACTGTAACATTGGATAAAGACGCTTTCGCCTTGTCCGCAGACAAAGAATTCAACTTGAAAATCTGCAGCTGGAACGTGGCCGGTCTAAGGGCCTGGTTAAAAAAGGATGGTCTTCAGTTGATTGACCTCGAGGAACCAGACATTTTCTGCTTGCAG GAAACCAAGTGCGCAAATGAACAGCTGCCAGAAGAGGTGACCCGATTGCCGGGATATCATCCCTATTGGTTGTGCATGCCAGGAGGCTATGCCGGCGTCGCCATTTACAGCAAGATAATGCCCATAAACGTGGAATACGGCATTGGCAATGAGGAGTTCGATGATGTCGGCCGCATGATTACGGCTGAGTACGAAAAGTTTTACTTGATCAATGTATACGTACCGAATTCAGGCCGAAAGCTGGTTAACTTGGAGCCCCGTATGCGCTGGGAAAAGCTCTTCCAGGCGTACGTTCAGAAATTGGATGCTCTAAAGCCGGTAGTCATCTGTGGCGACATGAACGTTTCCCATATGCCCATTGATCTGGAAAATCCGAAAAACAACACGAAGAATGCCGGCTTCACCCAGGAGGAGCGTGACAAAATGACAGAGCTGCTGGGCCTCGGCTTTGTGGACACCTTCAGGCATTTGTATCCCGACCGCAAGGGCGCCTACACCTTCTGGACATACATGGCCAATGCGCGAGCACGCAACGTTGGATGGCGCCTGGACTATTGCCTCGTCTCAGAGAGATTCGTTACCAAGGTGGTGGAACACGAGATCCGAAGCCAATGTCTTGGAAGCGACCACTGCCCGATCACAATATTCTTCAATATATAG
- the LOC122611690 gene encoding recombination repair protein 1 isoform X1 encodes MPRAKAVKKQAEALASEPTDPTPNANGNGVDENAASAAEEAKVPAKGKSRAKKATKTTVAEENSQEVESQKAPTAAARGKKKQQPKDTEENGQMEVVAKPKGRAKKAAAEAEPKVDPPTGKASKSRAKKEPTPAPEEEAPPPPKGRAKTEKPTTAQAKGRKRKEPPAEGNGVAEEVAEPPKQRAKKEAVPTSKEQPEPGTTGKEKAPKSETAAKRARGAKRLADTEIAAALDEPEVDEVPPKAASKRAKKGKAVEPSPETVEDFQVVQEEVKSPPKTAAAPKKRTKKTTNGEAEEELEPKAEAKPTKQRAKKEAKEPAPAKKQKKSADKENGVVEEAKPSTESKPAKGRKKAPVKAEAVEDIEEAPEENKPARGRKRAAVKVEDPDVDEESGSKSMLAEQSGCGGAAVLKSLQTMLNFCFPATKKTKKAETKTTVTLDKDAFALSADKEFNLKICSWNVAGLRAWLKKDGLQLIDLEEPDIFCLQETKCANEQLPEEVTRLPGYHPYWLCMPGGYAGVAIYSKIMPINVEYGIGNEEFDDVGRMITAEYEKFYLINVYVPNSGRKLVNLEPRMRWEKLFQAYVQKLDALKPVVICGDMNVSHMPIDLENPKNNTKNAGFTQEERDKMTELLGLGFVDTFRHLYPDRKGAYTFWTYMANARARNVGWRLDYCLVSERFVTKVVEHEIRSQCLGSDHCPITIFFNI; translated from the exons ATGCCGCGCGCCAAGGCCGTGAAAAAACAAGCAGAGGCGTTGGCATCTGAACCCACTGACCCCACTCCAAATGCCAATGGGAATGGTGTGGATGAAAACGCAGCCTCTGCCGCCGAGGAAGCCAAGGTTCCGGCGAAAGGAAAGTCGCGCGCGAAGAAAGCCACCAAGACGACTGTAGCTGAGGAGAACTCCCAGGAAGTCGAGTCTCAAAAGGCGCCCACCGCAGCCGCACGTggcaagaagaagcagcagccaaagGATACAGAAGAAAACGGCCAGATGGAGGTGGTGGCTAAGCCAAAGGGACGCGCCAAGAAGGCGGCTGCCGAAGCAGAGCCCAAAGTCGATCCACCAACTGGAAAGGCATCCAAGTCACGAGCCAAAAAGGAGCCCACTCCTGCTCCTGAAGAAGAAGCGCCTCCACCGCCTAAAGGACGCGCTAAGACTGAAAAACCAACGACAGCCCAGGCCAAGGGACGGAAGCGAAAGGAGCCGCCTGCAGAAGGAAATGGAGTGGCCGAGGAAGTGGCAGAGCCGCCAAAACAACGGGCAAAAAAGGAAGCAGTACCAACGTCGAAGGAGCAACCTGAACCAGGGACAACTGGCAAGGAAAAGGCTCCGAAATCTGAGACAGCTGCCAAGCGGGCACGCGGAGCAAAGCGTTTGGCGGACACTGAGATCGCAGCTGCCCTCGATGAGCCGGAAGTCGATGAGGTGCCGCCAAAGGCTGCTAGCAAGCGAGCCAAGAAGGGAAAGGCGGTTGAGCCATCGCCCGAGACTGTAGAAGATTTTCAAGTAGTACAAGAAGAAGTGAAATCTCCTCCAAAAACTGCAGCTGCACCCAAAAAACGCACCAAGAAAACAACGAATGGTGAGGCTGAGGAAGAACTTGAGCCCAAGGCCGAGGCAAAGCCCACTAAGCAGCGCGCTAAGAAGGAAGCCAAGGAGCCGGCACCCGCGAAGAAGCAGAAAAAATCCGCCGATAAGGAAAACGGTGTAGTTGAAGAAGCAAAGCCCTCGACTGAAAGCAAACCAG CTAAGGGACGGAAAAAGGCTCCCGTCAAGGCGGAGGCTGTCGAAGACATTGAGGAGGCACCAGAGGAAAATAAACCAG CTCGAGGCCGAAAAAGGGCGGCTGTCAAGGTTGAAGATCCCGATGTTGATGAGGAGAGTGGATCGAAAAGTATGTTAGCGGAGCAATCCGGTTGCGGTGGAGCTGCCGTATTAAAAAGCTTGCAAACCATGCtcaacttttgttttccagccaccaaaaaaaccaagaagGCCGAGACCAAAACCACTGTAACATTGGATAAAGACGCTTTCGCCTTGTCCGCAGACAAAGAATTCAACTTGAAAATCTGCAGCTGGAACGTGGCCGGTCTAAGGGCCTGGTTAAAAAAGGATGGTCTTCAGTTGATTGACCTCGAGGAACCAGACATTTTCTGCTTGCAG GAAACCAAGTGCGCAAATGAACAGCTGCCAGAAGAGGTGACCCGATTGCCGGGATATCATCCCTATTGGTTGTGCATGCCAGGAGGCTATGCCGGCGTCGCCATTTACAGCAAGATAATGCCCATAAACGTGGAATACGGCATTGGCAATGAGGAGTTCGATGATGTCGGCCGCATGATTACGGCTGAGTACGAAAAGTTTTACTTGATCAATGTATACGTACCGAATTCAGGCCGAAAGCTGGTTAACTTGGAGCCCCGTATGCGCTGGGAAAAGCTCTTCCAGGCGTACGTTCAGAAATTGGATGCTCTAAAGCCGGTAGTCATCTGTGGCGACATGAACGTTTCCCATATGCCCATTGATCTGGAAAATCCGAAAAACAACACGAAGAATGCCGGCTTCACCCAGGAGGAGCGTGACAAAATGACAGAGCTGCTGGGCCTCGGCTTTGTGGACACCTTCAGGCATTTGTATCCCGACCGCAAGGGCGCCTACACCTTCTGGACATACATGGCCAATGCGCGAGCACGCAACGTTGGATGGCGCCTGGACTATTGCCTCGTCTCAGAGAGATTCGTTACCAAGGTGGTGGAACACGAGATCCGAAGCCAATGTCTTGGAAGCGACCACTGCCCGATCACAATATTCTTCAATATATAG